In the Blautia coccoides genome, TCCAGAGGCATACCGGGAGGCCATGCGGATGCAGAAATACCGGATGCTGGACGGATACGGAAGCTGCGTGGACGATAACCACATTAAGAACCGGGGATCAAAGGATGTGGCCATTGATGAGGCACAGTTGCGTAAGATGATACTGCAGAAGGACAGGGACGGGGCCATTGACTATATTGAAGATCTGTTCATCAATAATATACGCAAGGACGCGGACGTGAATAATCTTTATCAGACTGCCCTTAAGATCGCCATGCTGTTGTGGGATATCAAAGGGGAGTATAAGCTGGAAGAGAAGAACATGCAGGATCTGTCTGATATGGTGGAGGGGATTTACGGGGCAGAGGATATCTTTGGCCTGAAAACTATGTTTATCTCAGAGATTTCGGAGATCATCACATACCTGCACGCGGAGAATTCTGCGTATACGCCAGTGGTAAAGCAGATCATGACGGAAGTGCAGAAGAATTATAAAGAGGAACTGAGCCTGAAGACGCTGGCCTATAAGTATCATATGAACGCATCTTATCTGGGACAGATCTTCCAGAAAGAGGTGGGGTGTTCCTTTACCCAGTATCTGAGCAATACTAAGAATGGAATTGCTAAGGATTTGATCCTGAATACCAACCGCAGGATCAATGACATTGCCCAGGAAGTGGGATATACGGATACCAGTTATTTTTACAGGAAGTTTAAGCAGTGCTACGGGGTATCACCGGCTTCCCTTCGGGAGATGAAAAAATATTAGAAAAACAAAAAAAGAAGTGCTGCCGGGAGATTTCCGGGCGGCACTTCAGCTTTTTAAAGGTTTTTAGACAGGGTGTTTTCACCCAGAGATTTTATGATACAGACCAGAAGAGCCGCGGCAGTCACTATGATCCAGCTCGTAACAGTTGCGGTCCAGCCCAGACGGTCTACCATAACCCCGATGAAAAAGGTGGAAACTGCGGTGCCGAGATAGGCTACAGAGTTCAGAAATCCGGATACAGTGGAGACACGTCCCTGCTTTTCATAGTTTAAGGGCAGCAGATTGACAAACAGGGTATTGACCGCCATCATGGAAGCAGTGATAAGCGCGAACAGTATCACAGTCAGGACAATGGACAGACTGCCTGCCAGACGTATACCGGTCAGTGCGGCTACAGCCAGCAGGAAAAAGGGAACAGCGGCTTTTATGGCCCGTCTGCCCGCTCTGCGGTATACATACTGTGCAGCATATGCACCTGTGAGATTTACCATGGGTAGAACCGTTGTCACAAGTACAGAGAGAGACGGAGAAGTCAGAAAAGTTTTGCTGATGAAGGTAGGCACCCATGTGGCCACGCCGTCTTTCAGCATTCCGTGGACAAGCACCGGAAATATGGCTGCCAGCAGGCCAGAACGGAACAAAAGAGAGGAAAATGGTATGGCCTTGGTGTTTGGAGGTGTGGGATCGGAAGCATCAGAGGTCTTTGTTTCCTCTGTTCCGTGTTCCAGGCTGTACCGCTCAATACGGCCAAAACCAAAGAACCAGACCGCTGCCATAAGGCCCAGACAGAGGGCCGCAGCGCCAAACACGGCTTTCCAGCCTGCCAGCCACATGACTGCCGCCGCCAATAGATAGGCCCCCAGGGTTCCGGCTACCTGTGAGGAGACAATGTGGATACAGTAGCGCACCTTCTGCGCCTCCTGCAGCATTTCCGCAAAAATACGGATGATGGGAGGCCAGATCATTGACTGGGCATAACCGTTGATCCCCCAGACCAGGGCCATGAGGAAAAAGGAATCCACAAATCCCATAACGAAATTGGCGGCAGCGGCAGCAGCCAGTCCGGTAAATATCATACGTCCGGGATGAAACCTGTCACCCAGCAGTCCATTGCACATCTGCCCAATGCCGTAGGCGAAGAAATATACCATACTGATGAAACCTGCCTGGGATCCGGCAAGTACCTGTTCATCGATCATGGCTGTCATGGCGGAAGAGAAGTTCAGCCGTCCGATATAGGAGGTGAAGTAGGCCAGCCAGCACAGAAGGAACAGACAGAATGCCATTTTATTACTTTCAAGCTTGTGAAATCTTTTCATGAGAGATACCCCTTTTTTCTTTTTTCGCTCTTCAATATACACCAGATCGGAAAAAGGAGAAATGGATATATCACCATTTTGAAGTAGATATTTCTACATGGATGTATCAAGCCTGTATTGCTGACGGTACTGGAGGGGCGTTACTCCGGTCGTCTTTTTAAAGACCCGGAAAAAATACTGGCTGTCCTCATAGCCTACATTTTCTGCGATCTCGATCACACTTAGATCCGTGTCTTTTAGGTACTCCCTGGCTTTTTCCATTCGGACCTCTGTGATATAGTTCACTGCTGACTGGTCCAGTTCCTTTTTGAAGACAGAAGAAAAGTAGTTGGGACTCATGTTGTAAAGCTCAGCCAGGCCGTTTATAGAGAGATTTTCGTTGTAGTGTTTTTTGATATACTGGGTAGCAAGCTGAATCTTATCTTTTGAACTTGCGTCCTGCATTCCATGTTTGCTGATACAGTCTGAGATGGTCTCTGAGATATAGCTGTGGATTTTTTGGGGAAGGCATAGCTCATCCAGCGCCCGGAAGTTGTGCAGAAGGTCTTCCACACCGATATACTTGCGTATCTCAGGCTCGTAGTATTTCAGGAGAAGATTCAGGATGCGCACCCAAAGGATACGGACATAGGAGACACCGCAGCTTTGAAGCATTTCCTCTGAGAACAATTGGGAGAGGAGCTTGAGGATGCTGTTCACATTACCCTGGATCAGATACTGTTCCAGAAAATACAATTCCGAGGAGGGAAAGGATTTTCCGGAGAAGACAGTGTTGTCTTCGTAGAAGTAAAGGTTTCCGTCACCGTAGATGGTCCGCTGTCGAAGGGCGGATTCAGCCTCTCCCAAGATTCCTGATGAGAGTCTGTGGGTCTGACTGCTGGTGCCCATGGTCAGATAAATACCCATCTGCTTTTCCAGTACAGCCCGCATCTCCAGGAAGAACTGTTCCACCTCCCTGCGGAGAGAAGCGTGTTCACCCCTGCTCTCAAAGACAGCGTACATCTGGTACCTGTGGATGATACTGTTCACCAGAAGTACCTTGCCGGGGGAGCGGATCTCGTCAAATACATTTTTTACTGCAAAGCGGATCAATTCCGTGTCATCTTTGCAGAAGTTGTTCTCACAGCTTTTCTCCTCAATGTTGATGATCCCCAGAAGAAGGCGGTTTTCCGGGGCGCAGGAGATTCTATGATAGAATGCCGGATATTTGTCATTTCCGGAGTTGTCACGCCCAGGCTCATGAAGGAGGGCGTTGACCTCCTTTTCCAGTGTGTATGCAGTGTTCTTTTCCTCCAGCTTTTTTCTGGAGGTCATATCCCGGCGTATTCTGGTGTCCTGCTCTACGTGTGTGATGAGTTTCTCCATCTCTTCCTTCAGGTCATTGTTGGACAGGGGTTTCAGAAGATAAGCACTGGTACCCAGGTTCAGCGCAGTCTTGGCATATTCAAATTCGGCATAACCGCTTAACACCATGAAACGCAGATGAGGGGAGAGCTTCTTGGCCTCCCGTATGAAGGCAAGCCCGTCCATATCAGGCATCCTGATATCCGTGACGACAATGGATATATCATGCAGCCTGACTGCCTCCAGTGCCTCAGTGCCGGTTTCTGCCTCCAGTATCTCCCCGAATTCAAACCCCAGATAACTAAGACGTGCGATCAGGCCTTTTCTTATAAGCTCCTCATCATCTGCTATCAGCAGGTTTATTTTCATCTGTTTGTTCTCCTTTCCGAATGAGCGGCAGGCGTATATCAAACTGGCTGCCATAGTGAAGGGTGCTTTTAATGGTAATTCCGTACTGGTCTCCGCAGGCAAGCTTGATCCTCTGGTTGACATTGCGGATACCAATGTTAAGTCCTGTTTTCGTTAGATTGTCAGCTACATGAATGGAGCGGTTCAATTCCTCAACCTTCTGGATGTCCATGCCCACACCGTCATCCTCCACACGTATCATCAGACTGTCTTCCTCCTCCCAGACGGAAAGCTCCAGGGTGCCTGTAGTGGTCTGCTTCACCAGTCCGTGCAGAATGGCATTTTCAACGATGGGCTGAAGGATAAAGCGGAGTGTCATGGCGTTGTCCGTATCTATAGAGATATTATAGAATACCTCAAAACGATTGCCGTACCGTTTTTTTATGATAAAGATATAATTCTGTACATGGCCCAGTTCCTGTGCAACAGTCACAAATTCCCCATAATTCTTTCCGAGATTATAGCGGAAGATCTCTCCCAGTTTTTGACAGATATCACAGATGTCAAATACCTGTTTCACTGCAGCCATGGAGCTGATGGTTTCCAGCGTGTTGTAAAGGAAATGGGGATTGATCTGTAGCTGCAGGTTTTTCAACTGCGCTTTCTTGTTCTCAAGTTCCCGGATGTAGTTTTTCTGGATCAGAGAATCCAGTTTGCCAAGCATGTGGGAAAACTGCCGGTCCAGCTCTGCTATCTCATCATTGCCTGCTATAGGCCCGTAGATGTTCAGATCACCTGTCTCTGCAGTGTGGAATTTTTGTACCAGGCAGCCAACCCTGGCTGAAAAGTTCCGGCTGTAGAGCCAGGACCAGAACAGTATGAGCAGGGTGACGCAGAGCATGATGGGCAGGACCATTTGTCTAACCGCCTGCTGTTTGGCCTTGAGCTGATGACTGTCAAACAGAAGAAGTACATTCAGGGAACATCCCTTCAGATGCTCCTGTTTGATGGTAAAACCGTCGATCAATTCTGAAGTATCCTGGCTTCCAAGCCATGCGTTCAAGAGGAAATTCTTTCCGGGTGCTGAGGAATAGAGAATCTTGTTGTCATCACTGAAGACAATGACCTCATAGGAGGAATCCCCTTCATTAGCTGTGGCTGCAGGCCTGAAGATGAGATCCATATACAGATCCAGTTTCAGAAAGCCAAGCTGCTTTTTTTCATAATTGTGGATGTTCACATCTTCAATGTTTTTTACAAATGAAAGAACAGGAACATTGCCAGCGCTGGAGATATAGCTAAAGCCGCCCTCCTTTATGGCACGTTCCTGCAGAAACCATTCTTCATGTCCGGCCTCCTTGACCATGGAAGCACGTTTTCCGTATACGGGGTATTCGTCAATATCAGAGTAAAGCATACAGTTGCGGATCTCTTTCTGACGGTCCAGGAGCAGGGATTTTGTCACCTCACTGCTGATCTGTTCCCCTTTAATGTAAGGACTTTCTGTCTGATCCACCAGAGCTTCCAGAATCACCGTATTGTCTGCGATCACATCCAGGCTGTATTGATACTGGGTCAGTTTTTCATCAATATTTTTTATGTACTGAGAGGTCATCTGCAGGTAGGAATTGGAAAGTTCGGTCTTGACCATGTTCTCCAGCTTGTAGAACAGAAAACTTGTGATGGACAAGGTGGGGATCAGACTGATCAAAAGAGTAAAGACAACAAGCTGCGTGAAAATGCGGTGCGAGTAAATACCTTTCCATTTCATAACATCACATCCCGGACAAGCGGTTCTGCTTTGTAAAATGCAGAACAGGGGAAACACAGACCAGGTTTTCAATCTCTGTGGTCTTATAGTATAGTTTTGGAATTACATATTCCGCGTCATTTAGTCTGTCTATGGGGAATATCCGGTCAGGGGCCGTCTTGTAGGTTTCCGCTGCGGTCTTGAGTGTGATCAGGTACTGGGAGGCATCCGGGCAGGAAAAGCCCGGTTTTTTTGTGTCAGCCAAATGGAATGAAAGCGCGCGGCTGTCAGGAGTCATAGAAATCTCCAGAACAGGGCCTTTGGAGATACAGGTTTTCTGGCTGCGGATGGCCTGTTCCAGTTCAGAGGCGGCGTCTCCTCCCGGTTCTCCGTTAACAAAGGTTGCGAACTGGCCTCCCATTTCCCAGCGTCCGTGCAGATCCATACCGCAGGTCATGGCAATGGGCCAGCCTTTCAGCACCAGATCTTCCCAGAAAAGCAGCCCCTTTTCATTGACTTGGTGAAGGGGTTCAGGATTATTGAAAATTTCAATAAAATCCACACAACTGTAATCGGTAAGCTCCATCTCAAAGCGGCAACCCCGGGCAAAGGGATAGCCATAGGAAAACGGGTGGGCAATGCCTGCCAGAGCGTTCTTTTTGCGGACAGCCTGAAACAGAAGCTCAGGGCGGCGGTCAATGGTTTCCCAGGGGACATACTCTTTTAAGTTCAGGCAGAGGATATGTCCGTAATAGGTGGTGTATTCCATGCCGTAGATACATTGTATACCGGAGCTGCGTCCTGAAAGCAGTTTCTGCATCTTGGGGTGTCCGGATATGGTATTATGGTCAGTAAGGCCAAAGGCGTCCACCTGGTCTGCCTCCATCCATAGAAGCAGATCTTCACATGTGAGGGACGCGTCGGATTCTGTAGTGTGATTGTGTAATTCCATTCGTTTATACATGATAACCTCCTTATCTGGCAGATACCTGCAGTGTGTAATTTGTATTGTCCATGAGCACATTGAAGACGAGTATGGTCACTTTGAGGACTCCCTCAAGATCCGGCTGAGGCAGACAGCCCTCTGTGGCAGAGGAGGAGCAAAAGTGCATGTGTCTGTTGGTGAGCTGACGGTGGACGCAGCCCATGAATTTGTCATTGAGCATTGCCAGTGTATGGATCTCGGTCTTGGCATTCTCAACGATTTCCGCTACCGGGTCAGCGCCGGGAGGCAGTTCCAGGCCATAATTGCTGCGGCAATAGTCTGTCAGCTCCCTGACCATGTCTTCTGTCACGTCCGCGGCTGTGTATTTTTGTTTATCAAAAGAAAATTCGATGTCCAGCTCTTCGTATTTCCGATCCAGGCATACGGTGTAGGAAATCTGTCCGATAAAATCTTTGGACAGGGTTCCTCCGGCTTTATAAAGTAATTGCATAAATGTCTCCTCCTGAAAAGTGTTGATAGAATTTGGGTAAATGATACTACATATAAAATGCGGATTCAATAGATTTAAGGTTATCGTAGAATTGTCCATTATTTTTCTGAGATATCTTCATTCTTTTTCAGAGAGAAAGTGCCTTATAATATGCCCATGCCGATTTTCGGAGGCAGAATTTTGAGAAAAGAGGATAAAAGATGCAGAAGAGAACATTGTATCAGTCCGGTAAATTTTATAAGGGGAATCTCCACACACATTCCATCCGATCAGACGGAGACAGCGAACCACAGGATATTGCCCAAAGGTACAGGGAGGAGGGATATTCCTTCCTGGCCATCACAGACCACTGGATCTATGGGGTGCATGAGGAGTTGAACCGAGAGGATTTTCTCGTATTTCCGGGCACAGAACTGGATCTGGAGCTGCCTGAGCGCAAGGATCATCATCTTGTAAGCATAGGCCTGCCTGAGACGAACCGGATTCCGGATGATTACCGCTTTGAGAGGGAGAGGACAGGCAATACCCTGTGTACCCCCCAGAGGATCATTGAATATATGGCAGCGCACGGCAATGTCACCATATATGCCCACCCCTACTGGTCAAAAGTGGATTCTACGGATATCAAGAATATCCATGGTCTGCTGGGAATGGAAATCTACAACCACGTGGCAGAGTTTGAGGACAGCAACGGTAATTCCGAGACCTATTATGACCATTTTCTGTTCGTAAGGAACAGAACCTTTTGCTTTGCGTGTGATGATACCCATGAACTGGGACCGCACTGCATAGGCGGGTTCATCATGGCAAAGGCTCGGGAACTTACCCACAGGGGGATTTTCGAGGCATTGAGGGACGGAAGCTTTTATGCCTCCACCGGCCCACTGATCCATGACTTTTATGTGGAAGACAATATTGCCCATGCCTCCAGCAGCGACTGCACGGATATTTATTTTAAGACACCCCACAGAAGCGGACATCTTCACGATGACGAAGGGAAGTTAAGCAGCGGAACCTTTGTGCTGAACGGGGATGAGGAATATGTGCGCCTTGTGGTGAAGAACGCAGCAGGGGAAAAAGCCTGGTCCCAGCCGGTCTGGCTCTGGCTTTTATAAAAAGCTTCGGGAGGAAAATGCATGAAACTGGTTACTTTTAATATACGATGTGATTTCGGGCAGGACAAAGAAAATTGTTTTTCAAGCCGCAAAAAATTGATCGCAGCAAAGATCCGGAAGGAACAGCCGGATGTCATCTGTTTTCAGGAGGTCCTTCCCCATGTGGCAGTGTGGCTGAAAGAAAATCTGGAGGGATATTATGTGATCGGATGCGGCAGGGATGAAAAACTGGGGGATGAGCAGGTGTCTGTGGCGTACCGGAGGGACACAGTGAATCTGATCTCCATGGATACCTTCTGGCTGTCAGGGGAGCCCCATGTGCCGGGAAGCCGATACGATTGCCAGAGCATCTGCCCTAGGGTCTGTACCGGAGCTGTGTTTTCATATACCGGGGATCCGGGAAAAGAATATCTGTTCCGGCTGTATAACATTCATCTGGACCATCTTGGCGGGGAAGCCAGAAGGCTGGGTCTGGAGCTTATATTGAAAAGAGCGGACCGGGAACCGGAATTTCCGGGGATTCCTGTGATCCTGGCCGGGGATTTTAACGCAGAGCCGGACAGTCCGGAGCTTGCAGTTCTTGAGAGATGCAGCGCTTTTACAAATGTCACAGAGGGCATTGGGATCACTTACCACGGATTTGAGCCTGAGGACACACCGGAGCGGATCGATCATATATTTGCCGGCAGGCCCTTTGTCTGCCAAAATGTTGAAAAATGGGAGGACAGGGACGGGGAAGTCTGGCTGTCTGACCATTATCCCATCTGTGCAGTGCTGGAGTGTGAGCCTGGCAGAGAAGAGAAATGTCCATGAAATAACTAATTTTTATCCATTGTGGAAATTTGGCGGAAAAAAATATAATAGACAACAGAAGGAAGGAGGATACCAAATGCAAGCGGTAAAAAGTTTGGGAAAGAAAAAGAAAGAAAAGCGGCCAAAGCAGCCACTGGGAAAGCGGCTCGTCCGCTACTGGCCTCTGTATGTGATGCTGCTGCCGGCGCTCATCTATTACGCGCTGATCTGCTACGTACCCATGGCCGGTTCTGTGCTGGCTTTCAAGGATTACTCTTTTAACAAGGGTATCTGGGGAAGCCCTTGGGTGGGTCTTAAGTATTTCAAGACCTTTTTTGAAAGCTATGACGCCC is a window encoding:
- a CDS encoding cache domain-containing sensor histidine kinase gives rise to the protein MKWKGIYSHRIFTQLVVFTLLISLIPTLSITSFLFYKLENMVKTELSNSYLQMTSQYIKNIDEKLTQYQYSLDVIADNTVILEALVDQTESPYIKGEQISSEVTKSLLLDRQKEIRNCMLYSDIDEYPVYGKRASMVKEAGHEEWFLQERAIKEGGFSYISSAGNVPVLSFVKNIEDVNIHNYEKKQLGFLKLDLYMDLIFRPAATANEGDSSYEVIVFSDDNKILYSSAPGKNFLLNAWLGSQDTSELIDGFTIKQEHLKGCSLNVLLLFDSHQLKAKQQAVRQMVLPIMLCVTLLILFWSWLYSRNFSARVGCLVQKFHTAETGDLNIYGPIAGNDEIAELDRQFSHMLGKLDSLIQKNYIRELENKKAQLKNLQLQINPHFLYNTLETISSMAAVKQVFDICDICQKLGEIFRYNLGKNYGEFVTVAQELGHVQNYIFIIKKRYGNRFEVFYNISIDTDNAMTLRFILQPIVENAILHGLVKQTTTGTLELSVWEEEDSLMIRVEDDGVGMDIQKVEELNRSIHVADNLTKTGLNIGIRNVNQRIKLACGDQYGITIKSTLHYGSQFDIRLPLIRKGEQTDENKPADSR
- a CDS encoding response regulator transcription factor, which translates into the protein MKINLLIADDEELIRKGLIARLSYLGFEFGEILEAETGTEALEAVRLHDISIVVTDIRMPDMDGLAFIREAKKLSPHLRFMVLSGYAEFEYAKTALNLGTSAYLLKPLSNNDLKEEMEKLITHVEQDTRIRRDMTSRKKLEEKNTAYTLEKEVNALLHEPGRDNSGNDKYPAFYHRISCAPENRLLLGIINIEEKSCENNFCKDDTELIRFAVKNVFDEIRSPGKVLLVNSIIHRYQMYAVFESRGEHASLRREVEQFFLEMRAVLEKQMGIYLTMGTSSQTHRLSSGILGEAESALRQRTIYGDGNLYFYEDNTVFSGKSFPSSELYFLEQYLIQGNVNSILKLLSQLFSEEMLQSCGVSYVRILWVRILNLLLKYYEPEIRKYIGVEDLLHNFRALDELCLPQKIHSYISETISDCISKHGMQDASSKDKIQLATQYIKKHYNENLSINGLAELYNMSPNYFSSVFKKELDQSAVNYITEVRMEKAREYLKDTDLSVIEIAENVGYEDSQYFFRVFKKTTGVTPLQYRQQYRLDTSM
- a CDS encoding endonuclease/exonuclease/phosphatase family protein, with amino-acid sequence MKLVTFNIRCDFGQDKENCFSSRKKLIAAKIRKEQPDVICFQEVLPHVAVWLKENLEGYYVIGCGRDEKLGDEQVSVAYRRDTVNLISMDTFWLSGEPHVPGSRYDCQSICPRVCTGAVFSYTGDPGKEYLFRLYNIHLDHLGGEARRLGLELILKRADREPEFPGIPVILAGDFNAEPDSPELAVLERCSAFTNVTEGIGITYHGFEPEDTPERIDHIFAGRPFVCQNVEKWEDRDGEVWLSDHYPICAVLECEPGREEKCP
- a CDS encoding MFS transporter — encoded protein: MKRFHKLESNKMAFCLFLLCWLAYFTSYIGRLNFSSAMTAMIDEQVLAGSQAGFISMVYFFAYGIGQMCNGLLGDRFHPGRMIFTGLAAAAAANFVMGFVDSFFLMALVWGINGYAQSMIWPPIIRIFAEMLQEAQKVRYCIHIVSSQVAGTLGAYLLAAAVMWLAGWKAVFGAAALCLGLMAAVWFFGFGRIERYSLEHGTEETKTSDASDPTPPNTKAIPFSSLLFRSGLLAAIFPVLVHGMLKDGVATWVPTFISKTFLTSPSLSVLVTTVLPMVNLTGAYAAQYVYRRAGRRAIKAAVPFFLLAVAALTGIRLAGSLSIVLTVILFALITASMMAVNTLFVNLLPLNYEKQGRVSTVSGFLNSVAYLGTAVSTFFIGVMVDRLGWTATVTSWIIVTAAALLVCIIKSLGENTLSKNL
- a CDS encoding CehA/McbA family metallohydrolase, with the protein product MYKRMELHNHTTESDASLTCEDLLLWMEADQVDAFGLTDHNTISGHPKMQKLLSGRSSGIQCIYGMEYTTYYGHILCLNLKEYVPWETIDRRPELLFQAVRKKNALAGIAHPFSYGYPFARGCRFEMELTDYSCVDFIEIFNNPEPLHQVNEKGLLFWEDLVLKGWPIAMTCGMDLHGRWEMGGQFATFVNGEPGGDAASELEQAIRSQKTCISKGPVLEISMTPDSRALSFHLADTKKPGFSCPDASQYLITLKTAAETYKTAPDRIFPIDRLNDAEYVIPKLYYKTTEIENLVCVSPVLHFTKQNRLSGM
- a CDS encoding DUF6669 family protein; amino-acid sequence: MQLLYKAGGTLSKDFIGQISYTVCLDRKYEELDIEFSFDKQKYTAADVTEDMVRELTDYCRSNYGLELPPGADPVAEIVENAKTEIHTLAMLNDKFMGCVHRQLTNRHMHFCSSSATEGCLPQPDLEGVLKVTILVFNVLMDNTNYTLQVSAR